The following proteins are co-located in the Mesorhizobium australicum WSM2073 genome:
- the rpsQ gene encoding 30S ribosomal protein S17 translates to MPKRILQGTVVSDKNEKTVVVKVERRFTHPVMKKTVRMTKKYKAHDENNAHKVGDQVFIQESKPISKDKRWIVVSSDQA, encoded by the coding sequence ATGCCAAAGCGCATTCTGCAGGGCACCGTCGTCAGCGACAAGAACGAGAAGACGGTTGTCGTCAAGGTCGAACGGCGCTTCACGCATCCCGTGATGAAGAAGACCGTGCGCATGACCAAGAAGTACAAGGCGCACGACGAGAACAACGCCCACAAGGTCGGCGATCAGGTGTTCATCCAGGAATCGAAGCCGATTTCCAAGGATAAGCGCTGGATCGTCGTATCCTCGGATCAGGCGTAA
- the rpmC gene encoding 50S ribosomal protein L29, which translates to MKAEDIRTKTQDQLTDDLASLKKEQFNLRFQKATGQLEKTARVRQVRKDIARIKTIAAEKSAAKKA; encoded by the coding sequence ATGAAAGCCGAAGACATCCGGACCAAGACCCAGGACCAGCTGACCGACGACCTGGCCAGCCTGAAGAAGGAGCAGTTCAACCTGCGCTTCCAGAAGGCCACCGGCCAGCTCGAGAAGACCGCGCGCGTGAGGCAGGTTCGCAAGGACATTGCGCGTATCAAGACCATCGCTGCGGAAAAGTCCGCGGCCAAGAAGGCTTAA
- the rplP gene encoding 50S ribosomal protein L16 codes for MLQPKRTKFRKQFKGRIHGTAKGGTNLDFGGFGLKALEPNRVTAREIEAARRAITREMKRAGRVWIRIFPDVPVTSKPTEVRMGKGKGAVDYWAARVKPGRIMFEIDGVNEETAREALRLGAAKLSVRTRFVQRIAE; via the coding sequence ATGCTGCAGCCAAAGCGCACAAAGTTCCGCAAGCAGTTCAAGGGCCGTATCCATGGTACCGCAAAGGGCGGCACCAACCTGGATTTCGGTGGTTTCGGGCTGAAGGCGCTTGAGCCGAACCGCGTCACCGCGCGTGAGATCGAGGCGGCCCGCCGCGCGATCACTCGCGAAATGAAGCGTGCCGGCCGCGTCTGGATCCGCATTTTCCCGGACGTGCCGGTCACTTCGAAGCCGACCGAAGTCCGCATGGGCAAGGGCAAGGGCGCGGTCGATTACTGGGCGGCGCGCGTCAAGCCGGGCCGCATCATGTTCGAGATCGACGGCGTCAATGAAGAAACCGCCCGTGAGGCGCTGCGTCTCGGCGCGGCCAAGCTCTCGGTCAGGACGCGCTTCGTACAGCGCATCGCAGAATAA